From the genome of Acidimicrobiia bacterium:
TGAGATTCGAGGGGTCGAGGTACAGGCGCTCTGCGAGCTCACGCATCGACGACGGTTCGCGCAGCGCGTACAGCGCCCGCACCTGAGTGATCGACATGTCCCACTGGGCTGCCCGGCGCGCGGTGTCTTGCTTGATGCACTGCACCACGCCGAACAGGGTGGCCGTGAGCGCGCGGGCGAGATCTTCACGCGCCTCGACCGGCATCGCCATGGCCCGCGAGTGTAGTTGGTCCCCGAGATAGTTGGCGAGTACCATGGTCGTTGCTCACCGGCATTCGACCGGCCAATCACGGGCTGCGTCCGCTACAGGCCGAGGGTCGACTCCACGCCCGCGTGACGCTCGATCGTGCGCATCCGAGCGCCCACCACCGCAAGCAGCTTCGGCGCGACCGACGGCATTGCGATCTCGAGCATCTCGTTGAACTCGTGACGTCCGAGCACCAGCAGGCTCATCGCGCTCGCCGCGGTGACAGTGGCCACGCGCTCTCCGCCGTCGAGCAGCGCCATCTCCCCGAAGAATCCGCCGGCGACAATCCGCCCGACCTCATCACCGTCGATGGTCGCGATCGCGTCGCCGGCAACCACCACGAAGAACTCGAGTCCCGGATCGCCCTCACGTGCCACCTCGGTGCCGGCCTCGACGGCTCGCGGCTTGGCCATCGCCGCGATCCGCTCGATCTCGCCTTCGTCGCACGCCGAGAACAGCCACACGCCCCGCAGCAGCGCGATCCGGTGCTCGAGGTCGACCGTGTCGCTCATGGTGAGCCGAGGCTCATGCCGA
Proteins encoded in this window:
- a CDS encoding cyclic nucleotide-binding domain-containing protein — translated: MSDTVDLEHRIALLRGVWLFSACDEGEIERIAAMAKPRAVEAGTEVAREGDPGLEFFVVVAGDAIATIDGDEVGRIVAGGFFGEMALLDGGERVATVTAASAMSLLVLGRHEFNEMLEIAMPSVAPKLLAVVGARMRTIERHAGVESTLGL